A window from Listeria seeligeri serovar 1/2b str. SLCC3954 encodes these proteins:
- a CDS encoding LapB repeat-containing protein, translating to MKRKNSFFTLLIVACVVFSSLWFPTEIPVKAVGGGKRDDLVKSVSFYKSNGNNVSLKEDYNEDLDYFIDVSFAGNSFQVGDYFDVTLSKDALLYTDETYDLTIDVDPTSTVKQEVVGEVSVNQNGGVPTLHFTFTENSDDYFVKDFTGNFKIQLMPLQGGKNLISLNYNGATQNFKNINSSTVELNVNVMGEWPPLGTSNISRVSGDLYRAQQVYEKPKSKVNYETEILVSYPLFEKKIPLGNVQNVRVEIWDESRGIYRPAITGVEYGTITYDVGTPYIGGPSYKMNCTIPFIGISSKTRVTFDINTNIDGKSGSTDPYLIGLSSVTAATKSVQFYPIDNAESNLKVNQYGKVTTSFEDENGAAITFDDYSEAAFAGELNEDGEYEIDGKFLYNSTQSVDKHAFDEMLEDEKYKLVDVSSENQLTETEDNLNIQIKLGYENDVLYKIKKLQKPVIQALPEIEYSKTVVKTKEEFLGDVEATTDIPSVIDCDLKDVEWGVPGDYPVVITAVNEDNQEADPVTVMVHILKNPAPVISVDPEITYKKTVTKTDDELLTDVNARTNDGSVITSDIADKVKWGVPGDYEVTLNAMNEDGVAAESKTFTVHILKSPAPIIAVDPEITYLKSTTKTEPELLADVHAQTNDGSPIVSDMLTEVKWGVPGEYPVTLNSMNEDGVAAESKTFIVKILKDPAPIITVDPEITYDSKTKKEVAELLTEVHAQTNDGSAITSDAETQVNWGMPGEYPVTLNAMNEDGVAAEPKTFIVKILKNPAPVITVDPEITYDSKTKKEVAELLAEVHAQTNDGSAITSDAETQVVWGAPGDYLVTLNAVNEHEIAAEPVSFTVHIVEAKEKPVPKDKPKNKLTVKEKKLPQTGDRNSEGVLGFSALCLGLWLFFRNGRLK from the coding sequence AAATAGCTTTTTTACATTACTCATTGTTGCATGTGTTGTTTTTTCGAGTCTTTGGTTTCCGACCGAAATACCCGTTAAAGCAGTAGGCGGAGGCAAACGAGATGATTTAGTTAAGTCAGTAAGCTTTTATAAGTCGAATGGAAATAATGTATCTCTAAAAGAAGATTATAATGAAGACTTAGATTACTTTATAGATGTTTCTTTTGCAGGTAATTCCTTCCAGGTGGGAGATTATTTTGATGTTACTTTATCAAAAGATGCATTATTGTATACTGACGAAACTTACGACTTAACAATTGATGTCGATCCAACAAGCACAGTAAAGCAAGAAGTAGTAGGCGAAGTAAGTGTTAACCAAAACGGCGGTGTGCCGACTTTACATTTTACCTTTACTGAAAATTCGGATGATTATTTTGTCAAAGATTTTACAGGGAATTTTAAAATACAATTAATGCCTTTGCAAGGCGGGAAAAATTTGATTAGTTTAAATTATAATGGAGCTACTCAAAATTTTAAAAACATTAATTCGAGCACTGTAGAATTAAATGTGAATGTAATGGGAGAGTGGCCGCCCCTTGGGACAAGCAATATTTCGCGAGTTAGTGGGGATTTATATCGCGCTCAGCAAGTGTATGAAAAACCTAAAAGTAAAGTTAATTATGAAACAGAAATTTTAGTATCTTATCCATTATTTGAAAAAAAGATTCCACTTGGAAATGTTCAAAATGTTAGAGTTGAAATTTGGGATGAATCGAGGGGAATATATAGACCAGCTATTACTGGCGTTGAGTATGGAACGATAACATATGATGTAGGCACGCCATATATAGGTGGGCCGAGTTATAAAATGAACTGTACTATTCCTTTCATCGGGATTTCTTCAAAAACGCGTGTTACTTTTGATATCAATACGAATATTGATGGGAAATCTGGTTCAACAGATCCGTATCTTATCGGTCTCTCATCGGTAACTGCGGCAACTAAATCCGTCCAATTTTATCCAATAGATAATGCAGAATCTAATCTTAAGGTAAATCAATATGGAAAAGTTACCACTAGTTTTGAAGATGAAAATGGCGCGGCAATTACTTTCGATGATTACAGTGAGGCGGCGTTTGCTGGCGAACTCAATGAGGATGGAGAATATGAAATTGACGGAAAATTCCTCTATAATTCCACCCAATCAGTAGATAAGCATGCATTTGATGAGATGCTAGAAGATGAAAAATATAAGCTAGTTGACGTCTCATCGGAGAATCAGCTCACGGAAACGGAAGATAACTTGAATATCCAAATTAAACTAGGTTATGAAAATGACGTTTTGTATAAAATCAAAAAGTTGCAAAAACCTGTTATCCAAGCTCTTCCAGAAATAGAATATAGCAAAACTGTGGTCAAAACAAAGGAAGAATTTTTAGGAGATGTAGAAGCAACTACAGATATTCCTTCAGTGATTGATTGCGATTTAAAAGATGTGGAATGGGGCGTGCCAGGGGATTATCCAGTTGTTATCACAGCAGTTAATGAGGATAATCAAGAAGCTGACCCAGTAACGGTAATGGTTCACATCTTAAAGAACCCGGCGCCAGTTATTTCTGTGGATCCGGAAATAACCTATAAAAAAACAGTAACAAAAACAGATGACGAACTCCTTACCGATGTAAATGCAAGAACGAATGACGGTTCAGTAATCACCTCTGACATTGCTGACAAAGTTAAATGGGGTGTGCCGGGTGATTATGAAGTTACCTTAAATGCGATGAATGAAGACGGAGTGGCGGCAGAATCGAAAACATTCACCGTACATATTTTGAAAAGCCCTGCACCAATTATCGCAGTAGATCCGGAAATAACCTATTTGAAATCAACAACAAAAACAGAACCGGAACTCCTTGCAGATGTACATGCACAAACAAATGATGGTTCTCCGATAGTGTCTGATATGCTAACAGAAGTGAAGTGGGGTGTCCCGGGAGAATACCCAGTCACACTTAACTCGATGAATGAAGACGGCGTAGCAGCAGAATCAAAAACATTTATCGTGAAAATTTTGAAAGATCCAGCACCAATTATCACGGTTGATCCAGAAATAACTTATGACTCAAAAACGAAAAAAGAAGTAGCAGAATTGTTGACTGAAGTACACGCACAAACAAACGATGGTTCAGCAATCACATCTGACGCAGAGACACAAGTTAATTGGGGTATGCCAGGAGAATACCCAGTAACGCTAAATGCAATGAATGAAGACGGTGTAGCAGCAGAACCGAAAACCTTTATTGTGAAAATTTTAAAAAATCCAGCTCCAGTGATTACAGTAGACCCAGAAATAACCTATGATTCAAAAACGAAAAAAGAAGTAGCAGAATTACTAGCTGAAGTTCATGCACAAACAAACGACGGCTCAGCAATCACATCCGACGCGGAGACTCAAGTTGTTTGGGGTGCTCCAGGAGATTACCTTGTTACTTTAAATGCTGTAAATGAACACGAGATAGCAGCAGAGCCAGTATCATTTACGGTGCACATTGTTGAAGCAAAAGAAAAACCAGTACCAAAAGATAAACCGAAAAACAAGTTAACTGTCAAGGAGAAAAAACTCCCGCAAACAGGTGACAGAAATTCGGAAGGTGTGTTAGGGTTTTCGGCACTTTGCTTAGGCCTCTGGTTGTTTTTTAGAAATGGACGATTGAAATAA
- a CDS encoding Crp/Fnr family transcriptional regulator, producing the protein MSTKAEDFKEYLESNGIQPKYFQKKEFIFSQWEPNEYCIFLHEGVAKLTSISESGDILNLQYYKGAFIIMTGFIDTEKSLGYYNLEVVSEQAAAYIIKISDLKELVSKDLKQLFYIIDTLQKQVSYSLAKFNDFSSNGKVGSICGQFLILAYVYGEETPNGIKITLEKLTMQELGCSSGIAHSSAVSRIISKLKQENVIEYKDSYFYIKNIAYLKKIAPKIDEWFYLACHNSWDKFN; encoded by the coding sequence GTGAGCACTAAAGCAGAGGATTTTAAAGAATACTTAGAATCTAACGGGATTCAACCGAAATATTTTCAAAAGAAGGAATTTATTTTTAGTCAATGGGAGCCAAACGAATACTGTATATTTCTGCATGAAGGGGTTGCAAAACTTACTAGTATCAGTGAGAGCGGGGATATTCTGAATTTACAATACTATAAAGGCGCTTTCATAATAATGACTGGTTTTATCGATACAGAAAAATCTCTAGGGTATTATAATTTAGAAGTTGTTAGCGAGCAAGCCGCAGCCTATATTATAAAAATAAGCGATTTAAAAGAGTTGGTTTCAAAAGATCTCAAACAGCTTTTTTATATTATAGATACCTTACAAAAGCAAGTATCTTATAGTTTAGCTAAGTTTAATGATTTTTCCTCTAATGGAAAAGTAGGCTCCATTTGTGGCCAATTTTTAATTTTAGCCTATGTTTATGGAGAGGAAACTCCTAATGGAATCAAAATAACATTAGAAAAACTCACAATGCAGGAGCTAGGTTGTTCAAGTGGAATAGCTCATAGCTCAGCAGTTAGTAGAATTATTTCTAAACTAAAACAAGAAAACGTCATTGAGTACAAAGACTCTTACTTTTATATAAAAAATATCGCTTATCTCAAAAAAATCGCCCCTAAAATTGACGAATGGTTCTACTTAGCTTGTCATAATTCATGGGATAAGTTTAACTAA
- the araD gene encoding L-ribulose-5-phosphate 4-epimerase AraD, translating to MILGVEKIKILKRAVFQASMVLVHQGLINSNWGNVSAIDRELEIIVIKPNGVAINQMSVDDMVMTDLDGKVLGGKWGPSSDILTHVVLYQNFKKVQSIAHSHSKYAVAFSQSGRDIPVYGTTHADMFYGPVPCTRQLTKLETERAYEVESGKVIVETFKERKLNENALQGVLVAGHGPYTWGANVEEAVENSTILEEVSGMALHTEILLRGKARQEIPKCLQNKRYFRKNRSN from the coding sequence ATGATTTTAGGAGTGGAAAAAATAAAAATACTTAAGCGTGCAGTATTTCAAGCAAGTATGGTTTTAGTTCATCAAGGTCTAATAAATTCAAACTGGGGAAACGTTAGCGCAATTGATCGAGAATTAGAGATAATTGTTATTAAGCCGAATGGGGTGGCGATTAATCAAATGTCTGTTGACGATATGGTTATGACAGATTTGGATGGCAAAGTCTTGGGAGGGAAGTGGGGTCCTTCATCTGATATACTAACACATGTTGTTTTGTATCAAAATTTTAAAAAAGTTCAATCAATCGCTCATAGCCACTCAAAATATGCTGTAGCATTTTCGCAGTCTGGTCGGGATATACCTGTTTATGGAACTACACACGCAGATATGTTTTATGGGCCAGTTCCTTGTACTAGACAACTTACTAAGCTTGAAACGGAACGAGCATATGAAGTGGAGTCGGGAAAAGTAATTGTGGAAACATTTAAGGAAAGAAAGTTAAATGAAAATGCGTTACAAGGTGTTCTAGTTGCGGGACACGGACCATACACTTGGGGAGCGAATGTTGAGGAAGCCGTTGAAAATAGTACTATTTTAGAGGAAGTTTCTGGGATGGCGTTACATACAGAAATTCTTCTTAGAGGTAAGGCGCGACAAGAAATCCCAAAATGTCTTCAAAATAAACGCTATTTCCGCAAAAATAGATCAAATTAA
- a CDS encoding SMI1/KNR4 family protein, whose protein sequence is MLVIDEGATDAQLAEVEKMLDISLPDDLKEILKLSKKIYWYWTLFGKTIIPSDFEQIKGTFSINLEEIEFFTAPLVKIKVRRLLKIAKSIDGEDIIYDLKEGSIYCFNYYHNQLFQMASSLEAYLEITIQNKGLAMWNYGLIGNKELKESAFQFIREFLKPLVLDPDAVEIVNYACIHGAEEIISKGLPNEEDVGRVFTEIMHRLEADLNHFKGYNDLIIELCPAYAKKWIISLWVSKKYEKIADFIYLRAYFTGKALPAKEALKLISETIPDRASGKDVYRLLSTIGDSAIIDWMQDKVNYPLGDWVNLFLGSQPTKEQVFSWLEGDIICQETVCLALKNLSKESELLKTYTKEEKMKLFILLLGVNHNCLFKKDKEEIIRAIRLIIKKFFIE, encoded by the coding sequence ATGTTGGTAATTGATGAGGGAGCAACTGATGCCCAACTAGCCGAAGTAGAAAAAATGTTAGATATAAGTTTACCGGATGATTTAAAAGAAATACTTAAGTTGAGCAAGAAAATATATTGGTATTGGACGCTTTTTGGTAAAACGATAATTCCGAGTGACTTTGAGCAAATAAAAGGCACGTTTTCGATTAATCTTGAAGAAATAGAGTTTTTTACTGCGCCTTTAGTTAAAATAAAAGTTCGTAGGTTGTTAAAAATTGCTAAGTCAATTGATGGAGAGGATATTATATATGATTTAAAGGAAGGGAGTATATATTGTTTTAATTATTATCATAATCAGCTCTTTCAAATGGCTAGCTCACTGGAAGCATATTTGGAGATTACTATTCAAAACAAGGGCTTAGCTATGTGGAATTATGGTTTAATAGGGAATAAAGAATTAAAAGAGAGTGCATTTCAATTTATCAGAGAGTTTTTAAAACCACTGGTGTTAGACCCGGATGCAGTAGAAATAGTGAATTATGCTTGCATACACGGAGCAGAAGAAATAATAAGTAAAGGTTTACCAAATGAAGAAGATGTTGGCAGAGTCTTTACTGAAATAATGCACAGGTTAGAGGCCGACTTGAATCATTTTAAAGGATATAATGATCTAATCATTGAGTTATGTCCGGCTTATGCTAAGAAATGGATAATAAGTTTATGGGTTAGCAAGAAGTATGAAAAAATAGCAGACTTCATTTATTTAAGAGCATATTTCACTGGAAAAGCTCTACCTGCAAAAGAAGCACTAAAATTAATTAGTGAGACAATTCCAGATAGAGCAAGTGGAAAAGATGTGTATAGGTTGCTTTCAACGATTGGCGATAGCGCTATTATTGACTGGATGCAAGATAAAGTGAATTATCCATTAGGAGACTGGGTGAATTTGTTTTTAGGATCGCAGCCAACGAAAGAACAAGTTTTTTCTTGGCTAGAAGGAGACATAATCTGTCAGGAAACTGTCTGTCTAGCCTTGAAAAATTTATCTAAAGAAAGCGAATTGTTAAAGACGTACACAAAAGAAGAAAAAATGAAATTATTTATATTGTTGCTAGGAGTTAATCACAATTGTTTATTCAAAAAAGACAAAGAGGAAATTATCCGTGCTATTAGATTAATTATTAAAAAATTTTTCATAGAGTAA